The Paraburkholderia largidicola DNA segment CGATCAAATGTTCAACTGGTATCGATCGAAACGGCGAGTTGACAATCCAGATTTCCCTGATCTTCTGCATTCGCACAAGCTGCCTGAAGGCGTTCATCTCGTGCACGACGGGAATGCGATCGACAGACGTATCGTTTGTTAGAGTAGGATCGAAAACCACTTCTGGAACAAAGGCGTTTCTGGTTTGTGAGGCAATCCGCATCAGCAGATCGTTTTTGGCGGCGTGTGGGGCCACGACCGCAACGCGTGCCGGTGCGAGACGCCACGAGCGGAGCATCGATGGTAGTGCATGCAAGGCGCACCGTCCCGCAACCAGCGCGCAGACCGCTATCACCGTCCACCATAACAACCAGCCGTTTCGCAGTTCGCCGCCGGGATAGGGGTGGGATATCGCAGCCAGAATTAGCTGAGCGCAGAGCCATGCAAACAGGACGCGTACAACGCTGGCAGATACCGAATCGTTGCGAAAGGGTTGATAAACCTTCGTCAATCGGAACGTTAAAAATGGAAGCATGAGCCCAAGCAAACCAATGAGATCATCAATATGCGTGAACGTTGAACTGTCATGAAAGACGATGCACCGCGAAACATAGGCAGCGCCCGAAATACAGAAGAAGTCTGTGGCCTTCGAAATGGGTGTCAGCATTGTTTTTATGCACCGTTGACATTCGGAAATAGCGTCTGCATCAGATGACTTCGCATATCTTTGCGCTGTGAGAGCGCCGGTGGTTGCGATATTCCGTCGGCGAGATATGCAAAACCTGCCGAAACAATCGCGCAAGACATTCGCCACTTGTCAGTCCACAACGTCGCGCGATCTTGTCGACTGGCAAGTCACTTGATTCCAATAACGTCGCCGCCAATTCGACGCGTGACCGTCGTAGGTAACCGGATGGTTTCACCCCCATTTCCGCTCGAAAGTGACGCAAATACGAGCGGTCGCTCATGCCGGCCGTCTGTGCGGCTACAGTAACGGTTATTGCCTTATGACAATTGCGCGTGATCCACTTCGCGCTCTCGCGAATCTTCTCCTTGATCGACTTGGCGTTTTGTGCTGCGATCGCGTTGAATTCGGGTAAGCCAGTATCGGGAATCTGTTTGAGCACCCGACGCAGCACGGACACACCAAAGTCCCGCCTGATCAATCCAAGCGCATGCCGCACAGCCGAGCGGGACTCGTAATCGGATTCGTAGTCGCCTGTTCCGTCGGCAAGCCATGCGTCACCGTGCGCAG contains these protein-coding regions:
- a CDS encoding helix-turn-helix domain-containing protein: MKTAYNDVSRDPDPALPHRAASVEPRVIGIFVFDGFSMLPAVEVVDVFDKANQILAVGHGDAPCYRTVFVSRHGGCVSSSASIDVLTQPAEQLHSARAVFVASGEMAADITRYLKLNVWTRGTTSYPEEVFAIGNGDPSQEITRTFRQTQELTLPTAHGDAWLADGTGDYESDYESRSAVRHALGLIRRDFGVSVLRRVLKQIPDTGLPEFNAIAAQNAKSIKEKIRESAKWITRNCHKAITVTVAAQTAGMSDRSYLRHFRAEMGVKPSGYLRRSRVELAATLLESSDLPVDKIARRCGLTSGECLARLFRQVLHISPTEYRNHRRSHSAKICEVI